The sequence GATGCTTGTTCAGGTAGGCTCCTTTTCCTTTTTCAGCGATAAAAACATCTCCTGTTGGAATATGTTGTACAATGCCATATTCAACATCAGAGATTGTTTTTTGTCCAACAGCAAGTGACACTGCATAAAACGGTATTCCCCGAACTGCGTTCCGTGTACCATCAACAGGATCAAGAACAAAGGTATATGGTGCATGATGATCGATGAATCCTGCTTCTTCAGAGAGAACATTTATCTTCATTCCAGATTTTTTAATACAGCGAAGTGCAGCGTCCTCAGCGATTTTGTCAAGATATTTTGTTGGGGTGCCATCTGCACCGATACCAATGTTTTTTCCCATTGCATGAAACTCATGAGTTAGGGCTTTTTTGACGGTTCGATGAATGGTTTCAACAGTTTTTAATGCAAGTTGTTTTATTTCTTCATGCATATTTATATCACGGTGTTAAATGTTTACTCCAAAGTAGATCAACAAGGATCGGATGTAGACCGTCATTACAATCATACAAAGAGAAGCAAGAACAATGCCACAAAAAATGGTGATTAATGATTTTATATTGTTCAGCTGAAAGAGGTATGCGATCAGGGCGCCAGTCCACGCACCGGTAAATGGAATCGGGATTGCAACAAAAATAAAAAGACCAACATATTGATACTTGCTGATATGACGATCTGCTTTTCGTCGTGTACGAGCAAATAACCAATCCATGAGTTTACACCAAAAGGAATAGTTTCGCAGGAATTTTTCAACTCGGTGAAAAAATACCAGGATGAACGGTATCGGAAGAAAATTCCCAAGAACTGCAAGTGGAAACGCCTGCCACCACATCCATTCTAGTTGAATCATTGCATAAGGGATAGTATATCGTGCTTCAACCCACGGAAACATGGAAAAAAGAAAGATCTGGGCCCATTCAGGAATGTTTGAAATCATCGTTGAGGTTCACCTATACATGTTCCATAGCCTGGTTTTCCAACCAAGGTGTAGTCATCGATAATCTGTTCTCCTCTGACAAAGACATGTAGGGGAAAGAGAGCAGGCATTCCTTCAAATGGAGTCCAACCGCATTTCGAATGAAGAGCGTCCGCATGTATTGTTTGCAGTTTTTTAAAGTCAATGACAATAAAATCTGCGTCTCTGCCGATTTCAATTTTACCTTTCGGAATGCCAAGAATCTGTGCCGGCCGTTCACAGAGAAGTGATATCATCTGCCGAAATGAAAGAGCATCTTTTTTAACCTCGGCAAGCAGTAACGGATACATGGTTTCAACACCAGGGATTCCTGAAGGTGCTTTGTCAAACTCAGTTTCTTTTTCAGTAAGCGTATGTGGTGCATGATCTGATTCAAGAACATCGATACTATTATTTTTTATGCCATACCAGAGCGTTTCTCGATCGAATCCTGATCGAAGCGGCGGATTCACTTTATACCACGTTTCATTACCCGAGATAGTATCGCAGTCAAAGTAGAGATGATGGGGTGTTACGCCAACGGTGATATGTGCAGGTCGTCTGCGGAGAAGTTCAAATCCTTCAAGAGATGATAAATGGCAGATATGAACCGGTGTTGTGATCTGTTTTGCATGCGTGAGGATATTTTTTATCGCCGTAACTTCGCATTCTGAAGGGCGCGCCTGTACATGATCCTTTAAATTTCGTTCTACAATCGTATGTTGTTGCAAGCAGGTTTCTGATTCTGCGTGGATCAGGGTTACTTTTTTAGTATGCATAATTTCTTCAAATGCGACCTGGAGATTACGTTCATTGAGGTGTAGCGTATTTGTACTCGCTCCTAAAAATATTTTAAAACCATTGCAAACCGAACCAAGTTCTTGTGCCTGGTTGATGTTCGTATCAGTTATTGCTGCATAGAGGCCAAAATCAACATAGCTTTTTTTCTCAGCAAGTTTTTTCTTCTCACGTATTGCTTCAACAGTGATTGTCTGAGGATTCGTGTTTGGCATATCATACACACACGATATTCCTCCGTAAGCTGCTGCTTTTGATCCTGAAGAAAAATCTTCTTTTTTTGGAAATCCTGGGTCGCGGAAATGAACATGCAGGTCGATACCAGCGGGAAGAATAAGTTTTGAGCCGAAGCTGATATGATCATCTGATTTCAAGGTTTTTTTAATCTCACTGATCTTTCCCTGTGTAATGCCAAGGCAGCATGATTCAAACGTGCCGTTGATGTAGATTTTTCCTTCAATTGTGCGATCCATCGAGTTTTTTCTCCTGTATTGTTCCTTTCGGTGTTTGTTCAGCAAAAATCTGACCGGTGAATTTTGAAATTCGTATGTCTTTATCAAACCAAGCATCTGGGAGAAGTCCCGCTTTCATGCAGGTTTGTGAAAGGAATTCTTCGGTATCCCAGCCTTGTTCGACGGGAACCTGCGGGAGGAGCAGACCTGCAAAGAACCCTTGTTCAACAATAAGACCGTCTCGTCCGATTTTGATATGTTGAGGATATTCTGATGGTTTTGAGACAGTAATGAGTTCTGGTTTTGTCAGAATAGTTACTTCGACAACAATGCTGTCGAGTTCTTCTTTTCTGAGTGGGGGAAAGCGTGGATCATGGGTTGCTGAGACCGCTGCATCGGTGATCGCGTGTTTGAGTTGCTTGACCGGGAGAGGTATCCCGATGCATCCTCTCAGTTGATATTCTGGGTAGGTGTGAATAGTAACGAAAACTCCATGTTTTTCAGAAAATGTTGCTGGAAGGTTTTGTACTTCAAGTTTTTGATGTTGAACGTGTTGTTCGATGGTTGTTCGTGCAAGACGAACTGCTTGAATTCCATCTTCTTGTGATAGCATCATAGCAAGAACCACCTCATCTTTTTCTGCTGTGCACTTTTGTAGAAAGAAATAAACAAGAAGAATAAAAACAATATTTTTTTATCCTTCTATCTCTCGGAGTAGGATAATATCGTAAGTTCTGGCGATGTCAACTTCGTCTTCTCGTAGGTCGAGATATCCAGCAAAACGATACGTTACGTTTTGACCGAGTTCTTGTCTAGTTTCTTCAACGGTCACATTGTAGCGTCCTGGTTTAAGTTCAACGGTATATCGACCATGTTCATCTGATCTTTTTGATGCATATTGTGCGGTGTTATTTTCGTCAGAATAATCAGGTATAAAGTCGATTGAGATGTTAGCTGTTGGTAAACCGTTGTACAGCGTTTTACCTTGGATGGTTACTGATTTTTTAAGAAGTGCAATATTATAGGTTGCAACACCTTGGCCGATTGGTATATCCAGAGCTCCAGTAAAGCTGTAGAATCCTTGTTCACCATCGTAATTCACCGTGACGTTGTATGAACCTGGTTGGAGTTGTACAGAATACATACCAGTTTCATCAGTAGTTGCAGATGTGCTCTGAGCAGTATTATTCTTCACAGATCTGTTCGCAGTAAATTGTATAGGTATGTTACCAAGAGGTGTCGTTCTATGTTGAGTTGATCCTGTGACCGTAATTGGTGCGTAGGTGATTGAGATATTTTGAACCTTTGTTTTGTTTGCCTCAAGGTTGATGGTTTGTTCTTTTGCATAATCAAGATATTTTGTGGTACTGTTGCGTTTGGTGACATTGAGGACATAATTCCCAGGTATAATAGAGCTAAATGAGTATGAACCATCAGCACCGGTAATCATCGTGTTGACGACTTTTCGATCAGTTTCTGTATAAATCAGTTCAACAGTGACATCAGGCATTTCTTCTCCATGGTCAACTTTGTTGTTTTTGTTTGCATCAAAGTAGACGATACCGTTGACTGCAGCTGGTTGTGGTTTTGACATGTTATACGTGTTGTTCCCCGGGTAGATAAACACATAGTTTTCATGGATTCTGAAATCGTCATATACTGCTTGGATTAGATAGATACCAGGCATGAGATCTGATGCCTGGTAGTATCCATGTTCATCAGTGGTGAGTTGTCGTAGATTTTCATAACCATATTCTTTTGGCTGACCAGGACGTGTTGGGTCATTGAGGGGGTAGAATTCTTTGATTTCTATGAGCGTAATTGAAGCATTATGAAGCGGTGTATCGATCGATGTATTATAGGATTCATCATAGTCGTTGTTTGCATATACGTAGCCTTGGATAACTCCGGGTATAACTTCGATGTTGAGCGTCCGTTCGTAGTTTGTTCCTTGTTTTCGCATTGCTTCATCATCGGTAATGGGTGCTTGTTCTGGATCAGTTTCACTGTTGAAATGAACGGCTTTTATGGGAAATGCATTCATCCCGAGCTCTGGATTTCGCCGTAACTCAAGAGTTATGTTTCCTGCAGGTGCAATGACTTGGAACATGCCGTTAGCTGCTTTTGTAGTATCATGATCAATTCCAAGAGATGTTCCATATAATGAAATGTTTTTCCGTACAACTACTTGGACGTCCAATGGTTCACCTTTGTACGTTATTGTTCCGTTGATTTTTGCTCCTTCATAATATTTTGCAATTACGACCGAAACAAATCCTTGAGTTCCCGGGTAGGGTAATGTTGAAACGTAATCTGCGGTGAAATGTTTTAGACCCCAACAGGGGACTTGAAGGAGCTGATTTTTTACAGTTTCTAAAACTGTACTCTCCCCAAGATAGGTTCGATAGAACATCGTATTGTTATACGCAGGTTTTGATACAACTGCAGTATCGGTGATTGAAATACTTCTTCGTTCAGATGCGGACATGGCGTTGAGTTGTGCAGCAGTCCAGGTTTGTTCAGATCCGATCTGCTGGCCGGTTTGAGGATTGACTTTATAGCCTTTGTATCGTACCTGGATGAAATCATCTTCGGCATTGTGAAACCGTTCACTACTTGCGGTTCGTAATGCATGTAACACTAGGCTTTTATCACCAAGGAAACCAAAGATGTTGAAAATGTCACGGTCATATCCTTCGGCGCCATAATATCGAATACTTCGTCCGGTTGCTTCTTGGAGATCATGGTATAACCAGGTTACTTGCTCTTCAGTTAATGTATGGTTTAAAACCGCGGTGATATCATGATAATACACATTTTCGATAAATTGTTCACCGACAACAAGATCTTTACTTAATTCTTTATCATATTCTGATCCGATTGGTTTTAAATATGATGGTGCTTTTTGTGGTTTTTCAATCCAGGAAAGGAGATCAGAATAGGTAATATTTACATAGGTTACGTTTTTCACGGTAAATGGATCATGGGTGATATTGCTGAGATGTTTTTGAAGCACTGCTACAGTTGTCGGTGAAAATGATTTTTCATGCTGTTGGAAATCGCCTTCAAGGAGGCGAATGATGAAGACGATGACTGCTTCTTTTTCACTAGTTGCCGTATGGAGGTTAGCTGCAGGTGGTATACCATCTTGGAAGTTGTCAGCAACGGTTGGATGATCACCAACTGCTACTTCATAAAACCCGTAATCCCACCATGAGATGAACGCAGGTCGATCAACTGGATTTTCGATATGTGTGTCTTGTTGTTTGAGCCATGAGAAAGCATCAACCCAGTATTGTTCTTTATATGAACTTGAGCCAAATGCTCCTGAAAAGTTTTTTCCGAAGTAATCGATTTTAAAATTACTCGTTTTATTTTTAGATGCTGCGTAGGGTACTGCTGCATCAAGTGATAAGAAGACATTTGGCATCATAATTAAAAAGAAGATAAATAAAACGCCAAGAACCTGATACATTTTGATTCCTTTTCTGAGACTTCGGAGTCCACCACCAGCATGTCGAATGTTTTTAATCATGCTGCTGTAGTTTACTTTTTCAATGAGATACCAGATGACAAAACCTGCAAGGAGTGCAACAACCGGGACAACATCATTGAGGAAACGACCTGCGGTCCCCGCAAGCCAGATATTGATTAAGAAGAGCATAATGATGAATAAGTGTTCTCGTTTTTTCTGCCGGTAGAATCTGATGAGTACAAGAATAAATCCAATCCAGGCAAGCGCAAGCAGTGCAGGACCATAGGACATCCATGATCTGCTGATATTGTAGGTTCCTGCTTCTGCGATAGTCAGATCAACTTTCGATCCGTAGATACCAGCGGTTCCATAGAGAATTCCTGAGATTCGACCAAGTGGTTTTAGAAAAGGATACGTTTCTGTTAAATCAGGAACGAAAAACAGAAAGATTGCGAAAGCTGCTGCGGTGATAGCAAGTAATGAAAATGAAAGAACCCAAGGTATTTTCTTCTTGTCAATTATGTAACAGAAAACTCCCAGTGCAGCAATGAGTATACAGATCATGAGTTGGTTTTCAAAATAGAATTGTTCCATTCTCGTTATTCGTACTGGCAGGGATATGAAATATCCGACAAAAAGAATGATTGCCATATTTTGTGCAAATCCTTGATTGATTTTTTTCGTGAAGATGTCAATGAGGATTTGAGCAATCACATAAATTCCGATGATGACAAAGAGGAATTGTGCTTCGACCCATACAAGTGAAAGACCTGCAACGCAAAGACCAGCAAGAAATGCATAGACCATCGAGTTGATTCTGTCTTTCTCAGTAATACTTTTCACCAGAAACATAAAGGTGAGGAAGAAGAGTAGCAAGTTTAATGAGTCATGATCGAACAGGCCATATGCTGAACCGTGACCAGATGCGATATGGATTGGGATGATTGCGATAAGTAGGGCAGCAATGATTCCTTCTTTTCGTCCAAATAATGTTTTTCCTATATAATAGATGGGGATAATGAGTAACGCGCCGAATAATGCTGGGACAAATTGCATAGAATACCCAAGTGCATCAGATTGGCTCATAAACGGTGTGAGGAGGTTACTAAATCCAATTGCAAGCATGTTGAGGAGTGGTGCTCGACCTCCGCTTCTACCGATAGGGTAATTTAATAATGGGTCGTTTTCAGAATAGTAGGGATATCGTCCTGTTTGTACGGTTTCTTCAACAAGACGCATGTTGTAATACGGGTCAGGACCAGAGAGATAAAATTTTTCATCAAGTGTTGTTCCTTCTGGATTGAGATTAACATCAGAGATGAAGTTAAAATAGGTATTCATCAGTAAAACAAGACAAAAAATACCGATTAGCGTAACTGTAGTCCATGAGTTTTTTTTCAATTTAATGAAATGTCGTTCTGGTTTGACTTCTTTTGTTGTTGATTCACTAGATGGTGATGATGAGGTGGTTGTTTCCATTTTAAATTGGGCTCGTTTCCGCATAGATATTCACCTAAAGAATAACGAGAACCGTAAATCTGTGGTCTTATAAATATCTATCTCATAGCAGGGTTTGTTTTTTCTCGATATTACATGACCTGTTTTTTGAGCAGCTCAGCAATACATGGTGCAACTGATACCGTACTATAGTTACTCTGTATTGTATCGGTTGCGATAATTTCGTCGCATCCTGCTGTTGTAAGTTTTTGTTGTGCATCACCGATAAACAGCCCATGGGTACAGGCTACAGTTACTCTGTTTGCTTTTTGTCGTTTGAGTTCTCGTATTGATTGCGCCATGGTGCCCCCAGTTGATATGATATCATCGATAATTGCAACGTTTTTTCCTTTTGCATCGAGATGTTTTGGTTTCATGGTGACGGTTGTTCCATCGATTCTGGTTTTTTCGATATAATCATAGTCACATCCAATGATTTTCGCTGCATGTTTCGCTCGGTTTTTCGCTCCTTTGTCTGGCGCTAAGATAAAATCAATATCTTTCTTTTTGAGATATGTGGCTATTTCTGCAACAGCACTACATCCATACGCGGGAACCGTAAAAAATTGCAAGAGGTGATCTTTATGGGGATCAACTGTTATAATTGTTGACGCGTTGATGCTGATGAGCTGTGCAAGTGCTTGTGCACTGATCGGTTCTCCTGGTTCAAATTTTTTGTCTTGTCGGTTATACCCAAAATACGGTATGACAACTGTTATTTTTTTCCCGCCAGCTTCATGGACAGCATTTTGCATAATGAACAGTTCGACAAGGTTTGGATCTGGATAGGTTGTTTGCACGATGATGATGTGTTCATTGGTGATATCATCGTGGATCCGGATGTAAAATTCAGTATCTGGAAAACGTTTTGTTGTTCTAGTAAGTAATGGTTCGTGGAGAATTTCTGCGATTTTTTGTGCAAGGGGTTCAGATGCAGTTCCTGCAAGTATTGGCATGTTAATCAAAGACCCGTTATCCTTGA comes from Candidatus Thermoplasmatota archaeon and encodes:
- a CDS encoding inositol monophosphatase family protein, giving the protein MHEEIKQLALKTVETIHRTVKKALTHEFHAMGKNIGIGADGTPTKYLDKIAEDAALRCIKKSGMKINVLSEEAGFIDHHAPYTFVLDPVDGTRNAVRGIPFYAVSLAVGQKTISDVEYGIVQHIPTGDVFIAEKGKGAYLNKHRIMVPEIPANELLSCLALGKHADIKTTHLGTQNYVRAFGCSSLEMCYVATGGFDYYMVERNYLRVTDIAAATLVVREAGGFVYNLAGDILDMEFSLQERTNILVAGSEKIIHDLLQ
- a CDS encoding small multi-drug export protein, producing MISNIPEWAQIFLFSMFPWVEARYTIPYAMIQLEWMWWQAFPLAVLGNFLPIPFILVFFHRVEKFLRNYSFWCKLMDWLFARTRRKADRHISKYQYVGLFIFVAIPIPFTGAWTGALIAYLFQLNNIKSLITIFCGIVLASLCMIVMTVYIRSLLIYFGVNI
- the pyrC gene encoding dihydroorotase, with translation MDRTIEGKIYINGTFESCCLGITQGKISEIKKTLKSDDHISFGSKLILPAGIDLHVHFRDPGFPKKEDFSSGSKAAAYGGISCVYDMPNTNPQTITVEAIREKKKLAEKKSYVDFGLYAAITDTNINQAQELGSVCNGFKIFLGASTNTLHLNERNLQVAFEEIMHTKKVTLIHAESETCLQQHTIVERNLKDHVQARPSECEVTAIKNILTHAKQITTPVHICHLSSLEGFELLRRRPAHITVGVTPHHLYFDCDTISGNETWYKVNPPLRSGFDRETLWYGIKNNSIDVLESDHAPHTLTEKETEFDKAPSGIPGVETMYPLLLAEVKKDALSFRQMISLLCERPAQILGIPKGKIEIGRDADFIVIDFKKLQTIHADALHSKCGWTPFEGMPALFPLHVFVRGEQIIDDYTLVGKPGYGTCIGEPQR
- a CDS encoding TIGR00296 family protein, which codes for MMLSQEDGIQAVRLARTTIEQHVQHQKLEVQNLPATFSEKHGVFVTIHTYPEYQLRGCIGIPLPVKQLKHAITDAAVSATHDPRFPPLRKEELDSIVVEVTILTKPELITVSKPSEYPQHIKIGRDGLIVEQGFFAGLLLPQVPVEQGWDTEEFLSQTCMKAGLLPDAWFDKDIRISKFTGQIFAEQTPKGTIQEKKLDGSHN
- a CDS encoding STT3 domain-containing protein — its product is MRKRAQFKMETTTSSSPSSESTTKEVKPERHFIKLKKNSWTTVTLIGIFCLVLLMNTYFNFISDVNLNPEGTTLDEKFYLSGPDPYYNMRLVEETVQTGRYPYYSENDPLLNYPIGRSGGRAPLLNMLAIGFSNLLTPFMSQSDALGYSMQFVPALFGALLIIPIYYIGKTLFGRKEGIIAALLIAIIPIHIASGHGSAYGLFDHDSLNLLLFFLTFMFLVKSITEKDRINSMVYAFLAGLCVAGLSLVWVEAQFLFVIIGIYVIAQILIDIFTKKINQGFAQNMAIILFVGYFISLPVRITRMEQFYFENQLMICILIAALGVFCYIIDKKKIPWVLSFSLLAITAAAFAIFLFFVPDLTETYPFLKPLGRISGILYGTAGIYGSKVDLTIAEAGTYNISRSWMSYGPALLALAWIGFILVLIRFYRQKKREHLFIIMLFLINIWLAGTAGRFLNDVVPVVALLAGFVIWYLIEKVNYSSMIKNIRHAGGGLRSLRKGIKMYQVLGVLFIFFLIMMPNVFLSLDAAVPYAASKNKTSNFKIDYFGKNFSGAFGSSSYKEQYWVDAFSWLKQQDTHIENPVDRPAFISWWDYGFYEVAVGDHPTVADNFQDGIPPAANLHTATSEKEAVIVFIIRLLEGDFQQHEKSFSPTTVAVLQKHLSNITHDPFTVKNVTYVNITYSDLLSWIEKPQKAPSYLKPIGSEYDKELSKDLVVGEQFIENVYYHDITAVLNHTLTEEQVTWLYHDLQEATGRSIRYYGAEGYDRDIFNIFGFLGDKSLVLHALRTASSERFHNAEDDFIQVRYKGYKVNPQTGQQIGSEQTWTAAQLNAMSASERRSISITDTAVVSKPAYNNTMFYRTYLGESTVLETVKNQLLQVPCWGLKHFTADYVSTLPYPGTQGFVSVVIAKYYEGAKINGTITYKGEPLDVQVVVRKNISLYGTSLGIDHDTTKAANGMFQVIAPAGNITLELRRNPELGMNAFPIKAVHFNSETDPEQAPITDDEAMRKQGTNYERTLNIEVIPGVIQGYVYANNDYDESYNTSIDTPLHNASITLIEIKEFYPLNDPTRPGQPKEYGYENLRQLTTDEHGYYQASDLMPGIYLIQAVYDDFRIHENYVFIYPGNNTYNMSKPQPAAVNGIVYFDANKNNKVDHGEEMPDVTVELIYTETDRKVVNTMITGADGSYSFSSIIPGNYVLNVTKRNSTTKYLDYAKEQTINLEANKTKVQNISITYAPITVTGSTQHRTTPLGNIPIQFTANRSVKNNTAQSTSATTDETGMYSVQLQPGSYNVTVNYDGEQGFYSFTGALDIPIGQGVATYNIALLKKSVTIQGKTLYNGLPTANISIDFIPDYSDENNTAQYASKRSDEHGRYTVELKPGRYNVTVEETRQELGQNVTYRFAGYLDLREDEVDIARTYDIILLREIEG
- a CDS encoding ribose-phosphate diphosphokinase — its product is MPILAGTASEPLAQKIAEILHEPLLTRTTKRFPDTEFYIRIHDDITNEHIIIVQTTYPDPNLVELFIMQNAVHEAGGKKITVVIPYFGYNRQDKKFEPGEPISAQALAQLISINASTIITVDPHKDHLLQFFTVPAYGCSAVAEIATYLKKKDIDFILAPDKGAKNRAKHAAKIIGCDYDYIEKTRIDGTTVTMKPKHLDAKGKNVAIIDDIISTGGTMAQSIRELKRQKANRVTVACTHGLFIGDAQQKLTTAGCDEIIATDTIQSNYSTVSVAPCIAELLKKQVM